The Acidobacteriota bacterium genomic interval TCCCGAATCCAGTCCAGATCGACGCTTTCCGCCAGTTCCAGCAACCGGTCCCGGCGATCCAGGTTCACCATTCTGGACTCGGTCCCGGTTCGAAGGAAATACAGGTCTTCAGCCAGGTGCCTCAATATTTCCAGATACTCCCGCACTCGCTCTCTGCTCTTGAGGTCGCGCCGCATGGGCTCTTCCTCGCAGGCCTCGAAGAGTCGGGAGAAGGAGGCGTTGGACAGCCATTGCTGGAGCACGGCCAAAACCCGGTCCCGGTCCTGCAGGGCTTGCTCCAGGTCCAACTGCAGCGCTTGTCCGATGCTGCCGCCGGCGAATGCCGCCCGCAGCTTGGCCTCTTCGGCTCCGTACCGGATCTCCAGATAACTTCTGAGCTGGTTGCGTGTCAGAGGCCGGAAAACGAAGATTTGGCATCGGGATCGAATGGTCGGGAGAAGCTGGTTGGGAAAGGCCGTCGTCAGGATGATCCGGCTGGTCTCGGCCGGTTCTTCAAGCGTCTTGAGGATGGAGTTGGCGGCTTCCCGTGTCATCTTTTCCGCCTGGTCCAGGACGAAGACGCGAAAGGCTCCTTGAAAGGGCCGGAAACGGGCTTCCCGGGTCA includes:
- the holB gene encoding DNA polymerase III subunit delta'; translation: MVRLKDFIGNHELVSRVKRASLPQSALFAGPEGVGKKTLALGLAARTDCRNRSAEDFCGNCESCAKVAGGNHPDIRLIQATGASIGIETVRQLTREARFRPFQGAFRVFVLDQAEKMTREAANSILKTLEEPAETSRIILTTAFPNQLLPTIRSRCQIFVFRPLTRNQLRSYLEIRYGAEEAKLRAAFAGGSIGQALQLDLEQALQDRDRVLAVLQQWLSNASFSRLFEACEEEPMRRDLKSRERVREYLEILRHLAEDLYFLRTGTESRMVNLDRRDRLLELAESVDLDWIRDLLYHLREAREDLDRNVQPLFCFETLWLKLAGRA